A single genomic interval of Meleagris gallopavo isolate NT-WF06-2002-E0010 breed Aviagen turkey brand Nicholas breeding stock chromosome 6, Turkey_5.1, whole genome shotgun sequence harbors:
- the ZNF804B gene encoding zinc finger protein 804B — protein sequence MMESAAVTAEQQGPRLQQEKICSKPVWIAVCISGDGTFENQLIRGQLLVPAFETLANAKHNSMDYAEKEKAAAKALEDVKANFYCELCDKQYHKHQEFDNHINSYDHAHKQRLKDLKQREFARNVASKSWKDEKKQEKALKRLHQLAELRKQSECIAGSGPTLKAPRLVEKQQSPDAIFLYKGGKVTAKSQSTTTSTGQGFSSSILEKRQLIISRHQSPTERLHVLGNQVSQVFPDSTSASQRAGVSFSFSKKVPLKLESSASVFSENSEEGNDYSESPNHKTKQVLESCSGIHLEEDVKASLDKGPPIPQDQMDLDNNASSHGAVKPRMLKENDKCNVRETEEKVSAHPSLSKVKMQFSNLDFSGSVKETEQESKLNVSEQLLETFISPSCQASSFCIQSDTYKHSNAHLSELPQQLSSELTCASYINDYPRMVKRERSLETSEIKNRNMENLPRKTVVKEAKLQTLPFLHVVSKDGSTALQWPTELLLFTKTEPCISYGCNPLYFDFRLSLNHRDGKQHETSKEGCKEHSINKTADENEPSGLIKHKQTSNEQDNQLLKPKKMKGSQNPRKAKQKAESDIGKEMNKNGQKYISDYLNENIPKVPVSQKDSTAEKGLHTTTLKRSLRHHFHSCERKKQSIRNESISFSAFMARIKKSKAEKCDLIYSEEKHETQNGCRPIQNVASCSSDISDSGKDSGGSFLSYKSGSNSRHSENEGCENYSRCWRFPSPQKSCSDRHSSYSDTSVSSTSSYVSSSSSPTLNNHSRNNLLFCFKRKTKTAEWHKCKHRKHNCIFTSDDADNDYLCHTRCHRSRNCTQRGTIKYKKCSRHKVLQHRDGSKHSRCRHWHVGKVHSRSYNDSKSSSTTDSRSSDRSSCSRISRESSTGSFSKEYDKYENKTREDTERDSKINTGKAEIAHYESLNVDSRSKDFTTCSSETSAKDVCGRRKSLTAKLLLERVQSKKIQEQLHNSERFSNTFGREKKDLSQSHFELQFSSSVDDTALPLPEKLLNIGENDRGQSGSSLESNVKKNKCDTSEITHVALSTGTDYDHCLFKDIVQIGTGYQNPSIKRNTAIKEQSNLFISEVQPFIQSCDPVPNDFPGAFPSKRYSVVANSTETKEELHDVNMDSNGAEGSSDSVCDNAMQKYNDTVDDREVYSKSISPPLMQQPIMFSPEEVDKYRLLQLQAQQHMQKQLLAKHLQVLPAPGPAAFSATPAVPAIPVQQHATVTTIHHTLLQRFAVSASVHPHGSHLSLAHLHPLSQAHFAPISLSPLAPALIPTHPALLTGHPLHLVSTTPIHSSPLNFPLLPHTAYIPALFAPQLNAATPPAIHPNPIVHPLFQGQDPHHHSCSSQTQQLPTIKEVFGVSNYLN from the exons atgaaaagaaacaggaaaaagcaCTCAAGCGGCTCCACCAGCTCGCAGAGTTACGGAAACAGTCAGAATG CATTGCTGGAAGTGGACCAACACTTAAAGCCCCCAGATTAGTTGAAAAGCAGCAATCCCCAGATGCAATTTTCCTCTACAAAGGTGGCAAGGTCACAGCCAAATCTCAAAGTACCACCACAAGTACAGGACAAGGTTTCTCCAGCAGCATACTAGAAAAACGGCAGCTTATCATAAGCAGGCACCAGTCACCTACTGAAAGACTCCACGTGCTTGGAAATCAAGTTTCACAAGTGTTCCCAGACAGTACCAGTGCTTCTCAAAGAGCTGGAGTGTCTTTCTCATTCTCTAAAAAAGTCCCTTTGAAGCTTGAATCCTCAGCATCAGTCTTCAGTGAGAACtctgaagaaggaaatgatTATAGTGAATCCCCCAAtcataaaacaaagcaagttcTTGAGAGCTGTTCTGGTATCCATTTGGAAGAGGATGTAAAAGCAAGTCTAGATAAAGGGCCACCAATTCCACAAGACCAAATGGATTTGGATAACAATGCATCAAGTCATGGAGCTGTGAAACCTAGAatgttgaaagaaaatgataaatgtaatgttagagaaacagaagaaaaagtcaGTGCTCATCCTTCACTTTCCAAAGTCAAAATGCAGTTCTCAAATTTGGATTTTTCAGGCTCAGTAAAAGAAACGGAACAAGAGAGCAAATTGAATGTGTCTGAGCAATTGTTGGAAACATTCATTTCACCTTCATGCCAAGCTAGCAGTTTCTGTATACAATCAGATACCTACAAGCATAGCAATGCACACCTCTCTGAGCTCCCCCAACAGCTATCATCTGAGCTGACATGTGCAAGCTACATTAATGACTATCCTAGGATGGTAAAGAGAGAAAGGTCTTTAGAgacttcagaaattaaaaacaggaaTATGGAAAACCTTCCAAGGAAGACAGTAGTTAAAGAGGCTAAGCTCCAGACTCTGCCTTTCCTCCATGTAGTGAGCAAGgatggcagcactgctctgcagtggcCAACAGAATTACTTTTGTTTACAAAAACTGAGCCCTGTATTTCATATGGCTGTAATCCACTGTATTTTGACTTCAGACTGTCTTTAAATCACAGAGATGGTAAACAGCATGAAACAAGCAAAGAAGGCTGTAAAGAGCACTCTATAAATAAGACTGCAGATGAAAATGAACCCTCAGGTTTAATAAAACACAAGCAAACGTCAAATGAACAAGATAATCAGTTGTTGAAACCAAAGAAGATGAAAGGTTCCCAAAATCCAAGAAAGGCTAAGCAAAAAGCTGAGTCAGACATAGGGAAAGAGATGAACAAAAATGGTCAAAAATACATTTCGGattatttgaatgaaaatataCCCAAAGTGCCTGTCTCACAAAAGGATTCTACGGCAGAAAAAGGTCTTCATACAACAACACTGAAAAGATCTTTAAGGCATCATTTCCAtagctgtgaaagaaaaaaacagagcataagaaatgaaagcatttccttttctgcttttatggCCAGAATTAAAAAGTCTAAGGCTGAAAAGTGTGATTTAATTTATTCTGAGGAAAAACATGAAACCCAAAATGGCTGCAGACCCATTCAGAATGTTGCTAGCTGCAGCAGTGACATAAGTGACAGTGGAAAAGATTCTGGGGGAAGTTTCCTTAGTTATAAATCTGGTTCAAATAGCAggcattcagaaaatgaaggatGTGAAAATTACTCAAGATGTTGGAGATTCCCATCTCCTCAAAAATCCTGCTCTGACAGACATTCCAGCTATTCTGATACTTCGGTTAGCAGCACAAGTAGCTATGTGAGCAGTTCCTCCAGTCCCACATTGAACAAtcacagcagaaataatttgcttttttgtttcaaaagaaaaaccaagACAGCTGAATGGCACAAATGTAAacacagaaagcacaactgTATTTTCACTTCTGATGATGCAGATAACGATTATCTTTGCCATACTAGATGTCACAGAAGTAGAAACTGCACACAGAGGGGCacaattaaatataaaaaatgttcAAGACATAAAGTTTTACAGCACAGAGATGGTTCTAAACACAGCAGATGTAGACACTGGCATGTTGGCAAAGTGCACAGTAGAAGCTACAATGACTCCAAAAGTTCTTCCACCACAGATTCAAGAAGCAGCGATCGATCATCTTGCAGCAGAATATCAAGAGAAAGCAGTACAGGGTCTTTCTCAAAAGAATATGACAAGTAtgagaacaaaacaagagaGGACACAGAAAGAGATTCTAAGATCAACACAGGAAAGGCTGAAATTGCACATTATGAGTCTCTGAATGTAGACAGCCGGTCAAAAGACTTTACTACCTGCTCTTCAGAAACCTCAGCAAAAGATGTATGTGGAAGAAGAAAGTCTCTGACAGCCAAGTTACTGTTAGAAAGGGTGCAGTCTAAGAAAATCCAGGAGCAACTGCATAATTCAGAGAGATTTTCAAACACGTTTGGTAGAGAAAAAAAGGATCTGTCACAAAGTCACTTTGAACTTCAGTTTTCGTCATCAGTAGATGATACAGCGTTACCTTTGCCAGAGAAACTGCTAAACATTGGTGAAAATGACAGAGGTCAAAGTGGAAGTTCATTGGAaagtaatgtgaaaaaaaacaaatgtgacACTTCAGAGATAACCCATGTTGCTCTTTCAACAGGCACTGATTATGATCATTGTCTTTTTAAAGACATTGTTCAGATAGGAACAGGCTATCAGAACCCAAGCATAAAAAGGAACACGGCAATAAAGGAACAATCCAATCTCTTCATTAGTGAAGTACAACCCTTTATACAAAGCTGTGACCCAGTACCAAATGATTTCCCTGGTGCTTTTCCCTCTAAAAGATATTCTGTTGTTGCTAATTCAACAGAGACCAAAGAAGAACTACATGATGTGAACATGGACTCAAATGGGGCAGAAGGAAGTTCAGACTCTGTTTGTGATAATGCTATGCAGAAGTACAATGACACAGTAGATGACCGGGAAGTGTACAGTAAATCCATTTCCCCTCCTTTAATGCAGCAGCCTATAATGTTCTCACCAGAGGAAGTAGACAAATACAGGTTGCTGCAGCTGCAAGCCCAGCAGCATATGCAGAAACAACTCCTGGCAAAACACCTGCAAGTTCTGCCTGCCCCAGGACCAGCTGCCTTCTCTGCAACACCAGCAGTTCCTGCCATCCCTGTTCAGCAGCACGCAACAGTCACCACCATACACCATACACTGCTGCAACGCTTTGCTGTCTCAGCATCTGTACACCCCCATGGCAGCCATCTCTCCTTGGCACACCTCCATCCCCTCTCTCAGGCACATTTTGCCCCTATATCACTTTCTCCATTAGCACCAGCCCTCATTCCCACCCACCCTGCTCTGCTGACAGGACACCCATTGCACTTGGTCTCCACCACCCCTATTCACTCTTCCCCACTGAACTTCCCCCTACTGCCACATACTGCATATATCCCAGCCTTATTTGCACCACAACTGAATGCAGCCACACCTCCTGCTATACACCCAAATCCCATTGTTCATCCATTATTCCAAGGGCAAGATCCTCATCACCATTCTTGCTCTAGCCAGACTCAACAGTTACCTACAATAAAAGAAGTTTTTGGTGTTTCTAACTATTTAAACTAG